The sequence ACCGTATGGAGTTGAGGAGGCTGATTTTGAAGGACCAGACGATAGGTTTGATTTTCTTGAGAAATAGCAAAGCGGTCATAATGATTGGACAGTTGAACAGAGCTAGTCGGGTCTAGCAAACCCTCAACTGTCAAAAAGACCTGATCAACATTGTTGGCAAATTGACTCTCGAAACCTGTCAGCACAATTTTCACAGATCCTGAAACATCTGCCAAAACATTCAAATAAGAACCGACTGGAATCAGGACCTTCCCTTGACCAGACAGAGCTCCAAATTCTACTGAACGGTCACTTGCCAACTGCAGCTGGCTACCAGAGGCAAGTTCGACACTGCTTGAAATACGTGTCCCCTGATTACCCAAAGTCACATCCGCATTTTCAACCAAGCTTAATTCCTGAATGTCCAAGAAATTCGCCCCATAAATCCGCGCAGCTTTGACCGTCACTTTATTGTCCATACTATTGGCAGCCGATACTTGTTTTACCTTGTTCGAACGAGTCTCTAGCTCAACCCGACCATAGGTCACCTGGTCATTTGGACCACCTAGGTCAATTCCTTCATCCACACCAGCAAATTCAGAATCAATGATGATGTCAATTGGGATGTAGCTAGAGCTTGCTGCATTTCCTGCAAAAATCTGTCTAAAACGGGTATTGGAATCACCGTTGACAACCAAGAGACGCGCATGAGTCCCCGTCGGCTCCCCCAGACGGGAACCAGCTACAACCGTAGGACGAAGGCTATCTTGCTGTTGACTGATAGTTGTTGAAACTGCATCAAATATCGCTTGATGCCCATTCAGATAGATTGTTGGTTGCTGATTACCAGATGGAATCATATTAAGTGTCATCTTGGTAAAGATAACTGCATCCCCCAACTCTACATCAGCCCCACGAAATGTCAAACCATGTCCCTGACCATCAATCGTCACAGCCTTATCAATAACAAAAGGCTGATCTTGGCGATGGGTGATACTTTGTACCAACTTAATCACATCCCCATCACTTGCCTGTTGAAGAGCATAAGACAGGCTTTGATAAGGATTAGCTTCTGTTCCTACTCCATCTGTTGAAGTCTCTGGACCATTGGTCACGTAAAAAGTACGACTGGTCTCTTTTTCTTTGTAGATGCTAGTTCGAAAATCATTTGTCATCGTCAGGTATTCTTGGAAAATCTGCGTCTTCAAGTCTCGAACAGCTGTCACACCTGTTGTCACGAATGTATTGTTGGTTTGATTCATCTTCATTCGTTCCAAATCTTGTTCAACCGCCTGACGCATCTTGATTTCCAGGTCTGCCAGATTTGCAAACTGACTAGTCGCTTTCAAGTCTTGTAGTCGAGCAGCACGTCTTGCAAACATGGCTTTTTTAAAGGTAGCCAAATTCCCATTGTGCTCGGGCATAATCGCAGCAAGTGCCTCTTTGTCATTGGCATATTGGTTAGACAGATAGGCTACCATCCCATTTTTATAACCGTACTCTCCTAATAACTCATAGGCATAACGACGAGTTGTGAAATCACCCACAAAACTAGTATCATTTTGCAAACCTGCAAAAACTGGTTCAAACAAGGGGACAACAAAATAGTCGTTATGGTTGGCAAAACCACGCGTGTCAAATCCTTTAAAGGCCAAACGTCCTGACACAATTGCCTGGTCCACCAAGTCATCCACAGTCGTCAGATTTGCAGCCAGTTGCTCATCAATTGCTTTAAATTCATCTCTGATTTTTACAGGATTGGACGGTAAAGGTGAGACTGCCAATTGATTGAAGAGAATGGTCTTATCCGCTGCAGATTGCTCTAGGCTAACCTTGGCTTCCAAATAATCCAAACTATAAATCACATCAAGCAAGCCTTGCATATATTCTTTCAGGTCTGCTTCTGTTTCAAAACGAGTCGGCGATTGGTTTTGTGTTCGCCCCGTTCCTAATTCATAAGCCGTATTAAGGTTAAAAATCGGAAGGTAAGAGGATTGCCCCTGGGTATTATTGTGGGAATCAAAGAGTCCTGTCGCGTACAATTCCGCATCCTTGTTGGTCCTACGTCCGAAACCATTGAACCAGACTTTCTGATCAAAAATATGCGTCATTTCATGGGTATAAACCGACAAACCGTTGTCTGTCAAGGACTTACCTAGAAAGAAGGTAATCCGTGTATCGCTGTCTTTCTGACCACCTGCCTGCAAGAAATTCGAGTAAAGCCCTAAAGGTGTAATAAATTCACGCACTCCCTCAAGTGCCTTACTGCCTGTCTTTGCGGACCAGAGATTTCGAGCAAATTCATGAGGCTGACCCAGAGCTTGCAAGCTATCAACTACTACAACCGTAGGATGATTTCGGAGCACCTCTCCTTTCTCACTCACACGATACCAAAAATCGATAAATGCCTGTTGGCCTTGAACCGCTTTTTCCATGCTTGTTGTCAACGATTCCGTCCCACTAGCTGCCGAAACGTAGGTATCTCTGAGCCCGTAAGTGATGGTATTTGTCGTTGATAAAACAATGACAGAATCTGAACTCAAAGTCAACAATGGCAGGATATGGCTGGCTAAACGGGGAGAGTCAGACTTTAATTTTTGGTAAAGAGAGCTACTTCCGTTTGGACTTATGGAAGTAGCAATGGCAGCTCTTGTCGTTTCATTAAACCAGCTTTCCACATCTGGAGCTTCTGTCCAACGAGGCACCTGACTTTCGATAAAGGCAATCAGATTAGGCTGATTAGTAATGGGAGCCAGTTTCTTTTGATAGGTTAGCAGGTTGTTTTTCAATTCCAAATCAGCATAATTCACAGAACCAATCTGAATCAGATTTGTCAGAAGATCTGACTGATTTCCAAAAACCTCTGGATAGTAAAGAATCAAATCCTTAGCTGCAAAGTTTCCAAGAGCAAACTTGTATTGGCGCTCTAGATAGGTCAAACCTAGTAGAATCTTTTCCTTGTTGGCCTTTACAGTTTCTGGATTTACGGCAGTGGATTTTTCAAAAACCCCTGCCAAAATAGTGTCCAAACGATTTTGAACACTTGTAAAACTTGTTCGCATATCCAACTGATCCATATAGACCTGACGTTTGCGAGCCGCTAGTTCTTCACTAGTGGGTACCTGACCATTTTTCTCTTTCTTCAGTTCCTGTTCGATGGCAAAATTATCTAAAAAGCGCTCATTGTTTTTCAGACCATCGTACAAACTCTCATAGGTAACGGCCTTTAGTTCAGCTGAAACAGCCCGAACCTGCTCCAAGACTTGTTTTGTGTTGGCAACTACTGGCGTATTGTCAGCTGTTGCAGGGACAATTTGGCTACTACCATCCGCATAGACCTCCTGCACTTGGTCCACATTCTGATGAGCCTGACTGGTCACCAACTGCCCTTGAGCATCCAAGGGCAGGTTGGCAATACTAGTTTGGTCTGCTACACTCCGAGCCATCCGACTACGTGGCTGACTTGAGGTGGTTGTGTCCTCTTCAGCGATAAGCGGTTGAACAGCAGGTGTTTCAGCGTTTTCTCCTGATTCAGATACAACTGACGTCACCTCAGCTACCGTCTGAGGAGCAGAAACTGTAGAACTCTCCCCATCTGCTGCTTGTTCAGATAGTGGCATAACCATAGCAGCACCATCACTCGAATCGGAAAGAGGCTGGCTAACTGTTTCGGTAGGCATTTGATTTTCTCTAACCGTACTTTCAGTCTCTGTACTAGCCTGACCAACCTGCTGGCTAGTCACAAGATTAGCCGAGACTTCCTCGGCTTGAACACTGACAGAAGTCGTTACGATAAAACCGATGGAAAGCGCAACCGAAACCACACCGACCGCATACTTTCGAATTCCAAAATGTATCTTCTTTTCTCCTCGCATATAACCTCCATTAGGAAAAATGTGCTTATTTTTTTAATGACAATCTCCATAAGTCATTTTATCATAGCTACTAGGACTTCTCCTAAAAATAAGCCCTAGTCTCAGCCAAATTTTGAGAGCAGGGCTTCGTTTTTAATCAATTGAAGTCATAGCAACTGTTAGGTTGCAATTCGACGGCTAGTTTCTGACACAGGAAGACCAATAATGGTATGGACATCGCCTGCTACATGCTTGATAAAACGAGGATCTAATTCCTGAAAACCATAAGCGCCAGCCTTGTCCATGGGTGATCCTGAATCCAGATAGTTATCAACTACCTCTCGCAAGTCTGGATACCAATCAACAAATTCAATCTCTGCAATGGTGTAGAAAACTTCTAGATAATCCTTTGCCCGCAAGCAAACGGAAGTCACTACCTCGTGTTTCTTACCGAAGTAGGACAAAAACATGGCACGCGCTTCTGCCTCGTCGACGGGCTTGTTGTAAACCTGATTTTCAAAAACCACAATGGTATCTGCAGAGATGTAGAGCGTTCCCTCTTCCAGGTCGCAGTCTGATTTGGCCTTGGAAATCTCGCAACAGGTCTTGGCTGCTCGTGTCAGAAAATCATCCTTGACAAAAAGCTCCATAAACCGCTCTTCAATTACCCGCTCATCTACCTCAACTGCCTTAATCTCCGGTTTCAAAAATTCCAGTAACTGCCTGCGACGAGGCGAAGTGCTCAAGAGAACAACCTTCTCAACTGCAGGCTTTGTTCCTGCTTTCTCATAGTCAACAATGTATTTCATAGTCACTCCTCATTTGTTTGTTCCATTATATCAGAATTTCTAAGCAGCGACTATCATTCCCTCACCGTCTCAATCGTCCACTCCTTATAACCAAAAAAGCCACATCGAATGATATGACTCTTACTTTTTGAGCAGGGTGTAAATAGTGTTAGCCACAGCGAGATTTTTCGCAAAATTTACCTCTTGTTGTATCATTTCTTGTTGCTGAGCTAATTGCATATACTGGCGCTCTTGGTAAAATAAATTAATAGCCTCTCGAAGACTATTTACTCTCCCTTGACGATAATAATGGTATAGTGTCCCAAAGAAAAGTGAACTACTTTCGTTTCCTTGTTGTTGGATCAGTGGATGCTCATTTGCCCTTCTTAAACTCCAATCAGCTACCTTTTGAGCAATATCTAACTGTTGGTGAATATTTTTCTGATTTGAAAACTTATTCTTTTGTAGATAAAGCCAGACTCCAAGCGGAACACTCGGAATGATGAGTACTTTAAGATAATCAACAATGCTATAATACGAAATCTCAGGAATGATTTTAAACATTACTAAAATTGAAAGAGCCATAATCGGCAAAACCCAATTCCCTTTTTTCTTATTTTTATCTTTTGTCTCCCTTATCCTTTGTAACCAGAGTGTTGCTGACTCATATCTGCTAATGAGAACCGTTGCATCAATTAAAAATTGCTGCATAACATCATTTTCTCCATGAGATTTACTTAAAGTATCATATATGGAAGTAAACCATGCTTCAGAAGTATTGACCTCACTCTTAAGAGGGGCTTGAAACAAACCGTCTCCATACACTGCACTAGATCGATTATAAGTTTCAATAATTTCCAAATCTCTCGGAGAAAACTGAATTTTATCTTGTAAATATTCTTCATATGAAGTAGCTAAATCGGCCCAAGCATTTCTAAACCGATTGGGTACACTATAGCTATCTAATCCTTCTAAAGTTCTTTGTTTTTGAAGAGTAGTTTCCTCAGCCCACTTAACAAGTTTCTCGTAGTCTTCTGGAGTAAACGACCCCAAATCCGTCCAAATCAAATCATTCATATAATCACCTCTATTAGCCTGTCCTACTTATTTTCAATCCATTTATGAGAACAATTTTGACATTGATAATAGGTCTCTGGTTTTTGTCCACTTGAGAAAATTAAACCTGAATGATTATCCCCAATTTTAAACACATTGTAGCTACTGCATTTTGGACACATAGTTCTTCCTCCATTATTGCTATTAGGAAGTATTGACTGGTAAGTCAATACTTGATAGACATAGTATATCAAGTATTGACTGGTAAGTCAATACTTGATAGACATAGTATATCAAGCTTTTTGGGCAATACATCATTCCCTCACCGTCTCAATCCTCCACTCTTTCCAACCTCGGAAGCGGATAGCTCCTTGCTGGTCGGTGCGATAGACTTGGATATTTCGACTGTCAAAGCGGTCCAAGGTTTCTTGGTGAGGATGCTTGTAGCGGTTGTTTTCTCCTGCTGATACCAGGGCAATCTTGACTCCGATATGGTCTAGAAACTCAGGATAGGAGGACCCTTTGGAGCCATGGTGACCAGCCTTGAGGACATCGACAGGCAGGTTGGGATAGGTTTCTATCAAGTCCAGCTCCCCGTGCTCCAAGTCCCCTGTGAAGAGAAAATTAGTTTCCAATAAACGACCATAAAGGACAATAGAGTCATTATTGCCACCGTCCCCTGTCCCATCTGGATAGAGGACTTCCAGATAGGAGTCAAAAATCGGCAAGCGGTCGCCCACCGCCACCGCATGAACAGGGACATTGATTTCTTTCAAGGTGGCTACAAAGTCAGGCACCGTCAGGCTTCCTGGCGACACGTAAATCCGACCAATCTGGACCTGCTTCGCCACCTCCAGCACATCGCCCACATGGTCCGTATCGGTATGGGTCAGGGCCAAACTATCAATCCTATCCACACCCCGACTATGCAGATAAGGAATCAAGGTCCGCTCTGCATTTGCCTGCGAAGACCGCTCCTGCCAAGCTTCTTTAGCCACAAAATCGACCCGTCCGCCCACATCAATCAGGACCGTCCGCCCCCGCATATCCCGCAAAAAGATGCTGTCCCCCTGCCCGATGTCCACCACCGTCACCTCATTTTCCAGAGGATGTTTGGTTATGAAAAATAGCAGAGCGAGGGCCAGGCTCAGTCCTAAGAGCCATTTTTTCTTCCTGTGAAAATCGTAAAGCATGAAGAGGCTGACCAGCAAAAGCAAGAGAACCAGCCCAGACGGCTTGCCCAGTATCCAAGGCCGAAAGCCCAAATCCGCCACCCAGACAATGATTTTCTCCATAAAAACGAAAAATTCGTTGACCCAAGTTATCTTGACCAGAGGTGACAGAAGAAAAATGACTGACAAACCTGGCAAAAGCAGGACATCAAAGATAAAGGAAAAGACAACGGTCAAGAGGATAGACAAGGGCTGAAAGGCATAGAAATAGGTCATGAGCACAGGTAGAATCCCCAGCGAAATACTGAGACTTTCCACCGCAGCCTTTTTGATCTGCCCCAAGTCCTCAAAATCAAAGACCGTAAGCAAGAAAGCGTAGGTAAAAGTCAGCACTCCTCCTGCCGTCAGTAAAAATCGAGGCAGCACCAGCAGACAGACAAAGACCGTCACCGCAAAATTATCCAGCTTCCGCAAGCCCATATTGCCCAGAATTTTTTGGACCAAGGACCGCACCACTGACACCGAAAAGCCTGTCAAACCAGCATAGACAAGGGAAAAGGGTATCTGCAATTTATCCACCGTTTCCTTGGTCAAACCCAGACGCAACAAAATCCAGCGAAACTTGTCGATGAAATAGCCCACCTGCATACCAGACAGGGCAAAAAGATGAATGATACCTAAACTAGAATAGAGGTCGCTCATCTGGTCAAACTCACTATCCAAGTCCCCAAACAAGAGCCCTGTCATGTAGTGGCTCATGGGGGCTGGAAAATTGGTTTTGATATAGACTAAGGCCTGTCTCCGCCAGCTTGATAGCCAGTCAAAAATATTCCAAGACTGGACAGGGGCAATCTTCTTAATCGCTGTTAGCTTGACAGTCC is a genomic window of Streptococcus sp. 29896 containing:
- a CDS encoding Maf family protein — protein: MKYIVDYEKAGTKPAVEKVVLLSTSPRRRQLLEFLKPEIKAVEVDERVIEERFMELFVKDDFLTRAAKTCCEISKAKSDCDLEEGTLYISADTIVVFENQVYNKPVDEAEARAMFLSYFGKKHEVVTSVCLRAKDYLEVFYTIAEIEFVDWYPDLREVVDNYLDSGSPMDKAGAYGFQELDPRFIKHVAGDVHTIIGLPVSETSRRIAT
- a CDS encoding DNA internalization-related competence protein ComEC/Rec2, with product MSQLSKLPCQPIHLAVLAVAAYFAVHSFSLLTMGLLSLLLAVFGVRQGKAVFIRTLPLLALCGLFFGCQKVQSERTAQSAQEQVATVQVIPDTIDINGDSLSFRGRADGQTYQVFYKFASQEEQAYFQQLTGLVQIEVEAEVSLPAGQRNFNGFDYRAYLKTQGIYRTVKLTAIKKIAPVQSWNIFDWLSSWRRQALVYIKTNFPAPMSHYMTGLLFGDLDSEFDQMSDLYSSLGIIHLFALSGMQVGYFIDKFRWILLRLGLTKETVDKLQIPFSLVYAGLTGFSVSVVRSLVQKILGNMGLRKLDNFAVTVFVCLLVLPRFLLTAGGVLTFTYAFLLTVFDFEDLGQIKKAAVESLSISLGILPVLMTYFYAFQPLSILLTVVFSFIFDVLLLPGLSVIFLLSPLVKITWVNEFFVFMEKIIVWVADLGFRPWILGKPSGLVLLLLLVSLFMLYDFHRKKKWLLGLSLALALLFFITKHPLENEVTVVDIGQGDSIFLRDMRGRTVLIDVGGRVDFVAKEAWQERSSQANAERTLIPYLHSRGVDRIDSLALTHTDTDHVGDVLEVAKQVQIGRIYVSPGSLTVPDFVATLKEINVPVHAVAVGDRLPIFDSYLEVLYPDGTGDGGNNDSIVLYGRLLETNFLFTGDLEHGELDLIETYPNLPVDVLKAGHHGSKGSSYPEFLDHIGVKIALVSAGENNRYKHPHQETLDRFDSRNIQVYRTDQQGAIRFRGWKEWRIETVRE
- a CDS encoding ZmpA/ZmpB/ZmpC family metallo-endopeptidase, encoding MRGEKKIHFGIRKYAVGVVSVALSIGFIVTTSVSVQAEEVSANLVTSQQVGQASTETESTVRENQMPTETVSQPLSDSSDGAAMVMPLSEQAADGESSTVSAPQTVAEVTSVVSESGENAETPAVQPLIAEEDTTTSSQPRSRMARSVADQTSIANLPLDAQGQLVTSQAHQNVDQVQEVYADGSSQIVPATADNTPVVANTKQVLEQVRAVSAELKAVTYESLYDGLKNNERFLDNFAIEQELKKEKNGQVPTSEELAARKRQVYMDQLDMRTSFTSVQNRLDTILAGVFEKSTAVNPETVKANKEKILLGLTYLERQYKFALGNFAAKDLILYYPEVFGNQSDLLTNLIQIGSVNYADLELKNNLLTYQKKLAPITNQPNLIAFIESQVPRWTEAPDVESWFNETTRAAIATSISPNGSSSLYQKLKSDSPRLASHILPLLTLSSDSVIVLSTTNTITYGLRDTYVSAASGTESLTTSMEKAVQGQQAFIDFWYRVSEKGEVLRNHPTVVVVDSLQALGQPHEFARNLWSAKTGSKALEGVREFITPLGLYSNFLQAGGQKDSDTRITFFLGKSLTDNGLSVYTHEMTHIFDQKVWFNGFGRRTNKDAELYATGLFDSHNNTQGQSSYLPIFNLNTAYELGTGRTQNQSPTRFETEADLKEYMQGLLDVIYSLDYLEAKVSLEQSAADKTILFNQLAVSPLPSNPVKIRDEFKAIDEQLAANLTTVDDLVDQAIVSGRLAFKGFDTRGFANHNDYFVVPLFEPVFAGLQNDTSFVGDFTTRRYAYELLGEYGYKNGMVAYLSNQYANDKEALAAIMPEHNGNLATFKKAMFARRAARLQDLKATSQFANLADLEIKMRQAVEQDLERMKMNQTNNTFVTTGVTAVRDLKTQIFQEYLTMTNDFRTSIYKEKETSRTFYVTNGPETSTDGVGTEANPYQSLSYALQQASDGDVIKLVQSITHRQDQPFVIDKAVTIDGQGHGLTFRGADVELGDAVIFTKMTLNMIPSGNQQPTIYLNGHQAIFDAVSTTISQQQDSLRPTVVAGSRLGEPTGTHARLLVVNGDSNTRFRQIFAGNAASSSYIPIDIIIDSEFAGVDEGIDLGGPNDQVTYGRVELETRSNKVKQVSAANSMDNKVTVKAARIYGANFLDIQELSLVENADVTLGNQGTRISSSVELASGSQLQLASDRSVEFGALSGQGKVLIPVGSYLNVLADVSGSVKIVLTGFESQFANNVDQVFLTVEGLLDPTSSVQLSNHYDRFAISQENQTYRLVLQNQPPQLHTVTLEFLHAGQVLKSEQVQVEDGQSVSGLENLMPSSTEGSYQLAPDFDFGLLEAIDSSQLIKIPVILVRPMTPIVAFDPARIQEVSLVQGLNKSVYQEGESLDLSGLQLRLMDQQGISVVIDSSRFAEFGVRTSPVQTPLLTSHYQLEVTVGSQSLSLPIQVQAMPKATRFQPEVSGEVLVWPGDSSQLLEENLLTVLNVPSEAGRVQVIMVDNLPQTSGDYMLTVRVHYDDQSYEDLSLPFHIAKRENGSGVTHELPVGVLPPLETAKGEGVTHELPVGVLPPLETAKGEGVTHELPVGVLPPLETAKGEGVTHELPVGVLPPLETAKGEGVTHELPVGVLPPLETAKGEGVTHELPVGVLPPLETAKGEGVTHELPVGVLPPLETAKGEGVTHELPVGVLPPLETAKGEGVTHGLPVGVLPALETAKGEGVTHGLPVGVLPPLETAKGEGVTHELPVGVLPALETAKGEGVTHELPIGVLPPASSNPVAVSQKDSSQKEKEASLPVTGQTGLLTPIGVLLFLFQFILWKKAKKQEE